The following are from one region of the Sorghum bicolor cultivar BTx623 chromosome 2, Sorghum_bicolor_NCBIv3, whole genome shotgun sequence genome:
- the LOC8078998 gene encoding formin-like protein 4 isoform X1 yields MEITEEQRRRSEANRLAALEKRKRIAEAAAAAAAATAFPASGAPTFPAYDTAAAAEWRLAKCPRIAPPAPQPPPFAPLPPRPSPPPPPPPTPPQPLVGFQVVLEVCSPDEFLVAVGPVVGRAYPGEAECLGAVQDCLAAASVVQYSATQSLSQSAHLRPVFKLVDYDVVLKCLKKLPGASVQEIPSSTKTIIQNIPRYPGPKWASDEEVDELLKKLPQQIKDALLPFQLEGVMFGLRRRGRCLIADEMGLGKTLQVGI; encoded by the exons ATGGAGATCACCGAGGAGCAGCGGCGTCGCTCCGAGGCCAACCGCCTCGCCGCCCTTGAGAAGCGGAAGCGCATCGCGGAGGCCGCAGCTGCGGCCGCGGCTGCCACCGCCTTTCCCGCCTCCGGCGCCCCCACATTCCCTGCCTACGacactgccgccgccgccgagtggAGGCTCGCCAAATGCCCAAGAATCGCCCCGCCCGCGCCCCAGCCGCCTCCGTTTGCGCCGCTGCCCCCGCGTCcttcaccaccgccgccgccaccgccgactCCGCCTCAGCCGCTGGTGGGGTTCCAGGTTGTGCTGGAGGTATGCAGCCCCGACGAGTTCTTGGTGGCGGTGGGGCCGGTGGTAGGCAGGGCATACCCCGGGGAGGCCGAGTGCCTTGGCGCCGTCCAGGACTGCCTCGCTGCGGCTTCG GTTGTACAATACTCTGCAACACAGTCGCTAAGTCAAAGCGCTCATCTTCGCCCTGTATTTAAGCTTGTGGACTATGATGTGGTATTGAAATGCCTTAAGAAATTACCTGGAGCTTCTGTGCAAGAAATACCTTCTAGCACAAAGACAATTATTCAGAATATACCTAGGTATCCTGGCCCAAAGTGGGCTTCTGATGAAGAAGTAGATGAGCTTCTCAAGAAGCTGCCACAGCAAATAAAAGATGCTCTTTTACCCTTCCAACTTGAAGGAGTGATGTTTGGGCTTCGAAGGCGTGGACGCTGCCTAATTGCAGATGAGATGGGGCTTGGCAAGACTCTCCAGGTGGGCATATAG